From a single Deinococcus humi genomic region:
- a CDS encoding GNAT family N-acetyltransferase: MIRSMQATDIPDVLALLHWMDAAPEREVFAPDSRDPRELHLECEDGLCLVEEDDDGVRAYCALSPFRDGLVLEGPISDGGSLSALLNRAAQHTEGQPVYAFTARDNLPVRSALEAAGFAPLHSTAFYSAPLGQISRSARVPEGLRATSTLPIAEYRALYRAAEDAWAGRLDWTPEQYAAHFADDTVRLVALWRGDHPVGFAELEFSPDDARADVTYLAVHPAERGQGLGRVLLALAAAEAQTHPELRTLRVRAHDHLRSARALYAHMGFTHCRSIVTYLLDGEEEA; the protein is encoded by the coding sequence ATGATCCGTTCCATGCAGGCCACCGATATTCCTGACGTCCTCGCGCTGCTCCACTGGATGGACGCTGCCCCCGAACGTGAGGTCTTCGCTCCCGATTCCCGTGACCCGCGTGAACTGCATCTGGAATGCGAGGACGGCCTGTGTCTGGTAGAAGAGGATGACGACGGCGTGCGCGCGTACTGCGCCCTGTCGCCCTTCCGCGACGGTCTGGTGCTTGAGGGACCGATCAGTGACGGCGGCTCTCTGAGCGCCCTGCTGAACCGCGCCGCGCAGCATACCGAGGGCCAGCCAGTGTATGCCTTCACCGCCCGCGACAACCTGCCGGTGCGCTCCGCGCTGGAGGCTGCCGGGTTTGCGCCGCTGCACAGCACTGCCTTCTACTCCGCGCCGCTGGGCCAGATCTCGCGCTCCGCCCGTGTTCCTGAGGGTCTGCGGGCCACCAGTACCCTGCCCATTGCCGAATACCGCGCTCTGTACCGCGCTGCCGAGGACGCCTGGGCCGGCCGCCTGGACTGGACCCCCGAGCAGTACGCTGCGCACTTCGCCGACGATACGGTGAGGTTGGTGGCGCTCTGGCGTGGGGACCACCCGGTAGGCTTTGCCGAGCTGGAATTCAGCCCGGACGACGCCCGCGCCGACGTGACGTATCTGGCAGTCCATCCCGCCGAGCGTGGACAGGGGTTGGGTCGCGTGCTGCTGGCCCTGGCCGCCGCCGAGGCCCAGACGCATCCTGAACTGCGCACCCTGCGTGTGCGCGCCCATGACCATCTGCGCTCGGCCCGCGCCCTGTATGCCCATATGGGGTTCACCCACTGCCGCAGCATCGTGACCTACCTGCTGGACGGCGAGGAAGAGGCGTAG
- the mnmE gene encoding tRNA uridine-5-carboxymethylaminomethyl(34) synthesis GTPase MnmE, with protein MTRSGLSDTIAAIATAPGSAGVGIVRVSGPAALTVADGLFKGRRTPSGTGGGRFLFGELVADDGEVLDEGLCLIFREPRSYTGENVVELQSHGSPAVLSRVLARALELGARPARPGEFTLRAYLAGRLDLAQAEAVLGLVEAQTDGARRQASLGLSGALGARVARVAGGLIRALAAIQAMLDYPEEGVPDEDRAQPLAHAQAELEALLASARAGQVSTRGARLALIGRPNAGKSSLLNALVGFERSIVTPTPGTTRDYLEAGLELAGVPVTLVDTAGLRETLDEIEAAGVRQARALAEAADLILALEDGSAPREELPLDLTGTPARVIRLRTKADLPAAWTSVDLLDVSAVTGEGLPLLREGVRTALLGDAARGEAWLTTERQADAARRALDHVQAARSLPDDLAGYELEEALRALAEITGQDVQEDVVDAVFRNFCVGK; from the coding sequence GTGACCCGTTCTGGCCTGTCCGACACCATCGCCGCTATTGCCACTGCCCCCGGCAGCGCGGGGGTGGGCATCGTGCGGGTCAGCGGACCAGCGGCGCTGACCGTGGCCGACGGCCTGTTCAAAGGAAGGCGCACCCCCTCCGGCACGGGAGGTGGGCGCTTTCTCTTTGGTGAGCTGGTCGCAGACGACGGCGAGGTCCTGGACGAGGGGCTGTGTCTGATTTTCCGGGAGCCACGGAGCTACACCGGCGAGAACGTGGTGGAACTGCAATCGCACGGCAGCCCAGCCGTCCTGAGCCGGGTGCTGGCGCGGGCACTGGAACTGGGCGCCCGCCCGGCGCGGCCCGGCGAATTCACCTTGCGGGCGTACCTGGCAGGCCGCCTGGATCTAGCGCAGGCCGAGGCCGTGCTGGGGCTGGTAGAGGCCCAGACCGATGGCGCGCGGCGGCAGGCCAGCCTGGGCCTGTCGGGGGCGCTGGGCGCGCGGGTGGCACGGGTGGCGGGCGGGCTGATCCGCGCGCTGGCCGCCATTCAGGCCATGCTGGACTACCCCGAGGAAGGCGTGCCGGATGAGGACCGCGCCCAGCCGCTGGCCCACGCCCAGGCGGAACTGGAAGCCCTGCTCGCCAGTGCGCGTGCCGGACAGGTCAGCACGCGGGGCGCGCGACTGGCGCTGATCGGGCGGCCCAACGCGGGGAAAAGCAGCTTGCTGAATGCGCTGGTCGGCTTTGAGCGCAGCATCGTGACACCCACCCCGGGCACCACTCGCGACTATCTGGAGGCGGGCCTGGAACTGGCAGGCGTGCCGGTCACGCTGGTAGACACCGCGGGCCTGCGCGAGACTCTGGACGAGATCGAGGCGGCGGGGGTCAGGCAGGCACGGGCGCTGGCAGAGGCCGCTGATCTCATCCTGGCCCTGGAGGACGGCAGCGCGCCGCGCGAGGAGTTGCCGCTGGACCTGACCGGCACGCCCGCACGGGTGATTCGCCTCCGCACAAAGGCCGATCTTCCCGCCGCGTGGACGAGTGTGGATCTGCTGGACGTGAGTGCCGTCACGGGTGAGGGCCTTCCCCTGTTGCGCGAGGGGGTTCGGACGGCACTGCTGGGGGACGCGGCGCGCGGCGAGGCGTGGCTGACCACCGAGCGGCAGGCGGACGCGGCCCGGCGGGCGCTGGACCACGTACAGGCAGCCCGGAGCCTGCCCGACGATCTTGCAGGCTACGAACTGGAAGAAGCCCTGCGCGCCCTGGCCGAGATCACCGGGCAGGACGTGCAGGAGGATGTGGTGGACGCTGTGTTCCGCAATTTCTGTGTAGGCAAGTAG
- a CDS encoding DUF4258 domain-containing protein: MTKQSSKPLGMNHNRQGGRRALPAAPQTPTQSKGQPQSALLAEVQTGTDLLALRAQLSRAEKAARRAPTPLPPRAVRAAPVKPQREVELAGVATDEFSLSRAHAQLRDAVYDTRYHLCPHAIGHARAEGFLEHDIINVLLSGRVRAVYPEDRRWLVCGSFEACGVALPLHVVAQYHRDGHLDIVTAFVPKHPHHIISRARLAVMLRYDDEQIRAHTSTPGAKAGTRGRGRWKR, encoded by the coding sequence GTGACCAAACAGTCCAGCAAACCGCTTGGGATGAACCACAACCGTCAGGGGGGCCGCCGTGCCCTGCCCGCTGCGCCGCAGACACCCACCCAGTCCAAGGGGCAGCCGCAGTCTGCGCTGCTGGCCGAGGTCCAGACCGGGACTGATCTGCTGGCCCTGCGCGCCCAGTTGTCGCGCGCCGAGAAGGCTGCCCGCCGTGCGCCCACACCCCTGCCCCCCCGCGCCGTACGCGCGGCCCCGGTCAAGCCGCAGCGCGAGGTCGAGCTGGCCGGCGTCGCCACCGACGAATTCAGCCTGTCGCGCGCCCACGCTCAGCTGCGCGACGCGGTCTACGACACCCGGTACCACCTGTGCCCGCATGCTATCGGTCACGCCCGCGCCGAGGGCTTTCTAGAACACGACATCATCAACGTGCTGCTCAGCGGGCGCGTGCGCGCCGTGTACCCAGAAGATCGGCGCTGGCTGGTCTGCGGCTCCTTCGAGGCCTGCGGGGTGGCTCTGCCGCTGCATGTGGTGGCCCAGTACCACAGGGACGGACACCTGGACATCGTGACTGCCTTCGTGCCCAAACACCCGCATCACATCATCAGCCGCGCCCGGCTGGCCGTGATGCTGCGCTATGACGACGAGCAGATCCGGGCGCACACCAGCACGCCGGGCGCGAAGGCAGGCACGCGTGGACGGGGGCGCTGGAAGCGCTGA